The sequence below is a genomic window from Candidatus Eisenbacteria bacterium.
AACATGACGCCGCTCCCGGCGTCGTCCTGGAGGACCGGCACCGCGTAGCCGCCGAACGCTCCCGCTCCGATGGTCATTTCCTGGGCGTAGGCCGCTGGGGCGCTAACGCAAAGGGAGAGCAGGAGAAGTGCCAAGCTGCGCTTCATGGAACCCCCCTTGGATTGTGTGGTCTGCGGACGGCGGCGGATGATACTGGAGAGCTAGGAGTACGTCCAGAGGTTCAAAGCTACTGGTACTATCCCCCGATTCGGATCGCTTCGATCGCCAGCGGGATCGCCACTAGGGAGGAGCACGATGGAAACGAACGCCCAGCGCACGTGGGTCGAAGGCCTGAGTCGCGGAGATGTTTCGGCGGCTGACCGTGTTTTTGCGTCCGATTGCGTCATTCACATCAACGGGAGCCCAGAAACCAACCTCAGCGTAGCCGGATTCAAGGAAATGCTGCGTGGCCTGCTCGGCGCCTTTCCCGACCTGCGCTTCACGATCGAGGATCAGATTGTCGCGGGCGATAAGGTGGCCACACGCTGGACCGCTGATGGAACCAACAACGGGCCTTTCGGGTCCGTGCCGGCCACGGGACGTCGTGTGCAAGTCAGCGGGTTGATTCTGGACCGCGTCGTTGATGGGAAAATCGTGGAACGCTGGGAGCAGTGGGATCAGATGGCCATGCTACAGCAGCTCGGGTTGGCGCCAGCCTGATCCCCGGTCTCCCGCGCGGCTTCAGCTCTCGGGACGGGTCCAGAACCCGTCCGGGTCGATGCGCCGGAGCGTCCCGATCTCCTCGTCCGTGAAGGACCGCGTCAGCCCGACGGGCTGGGCGATCCGGGGCTGCCAGGACATGCGGACCAGGATGTGGTCCACGGACACGCCGGGGTAGACCTCGTAGAGGTACGCCTCCTCGATCGCCCGGTCGAACCGGAAGACGGCATGCGTCGTGATGATCGCGCTCGGGCCGCTCGAGGCCGGAAGCCCCACGCGCTCGCGCCAGCCCGGCCCGTCGCCGTGCCCCGGCGACGTCCGGAACGCCACGCGCTCCACGAAGCGGCGCTTCTCGAGGGGAACGAGCACGATCGTGCGGCGGGCGAGCGAGAGGATGTCCGCCGCGCCGCCGCTGCCCGGGAGACGTACGACGCCGCCGTCACCGCCGGGCACCTCGGTGGAGTTCAGGTTGCCGTACCGGTCCACCTCGGCCGCGCCGAGGATGCCGAGGTCCACGCGTCCCGCCTGCATCATGCCCATCACGTCGAGCATGGTCGACGCGCAGGTGGCGTCCAGGATGTTCGGCGGGTCGCCCATCGTGAAGAGGAGCTCGCGGGCGGCCTCCTCGCGGATGAGTCCGTTCTCGTAGAGCGCCGTCGCGCCGCGCGCGTGGGTCGCCTTGGCGACCAGATACGCGAGAAGGGGGAGCCGCGTTCCGACGAACACGGTCTCCCCCTCCCGGATCTCCCGGGCCGCGCGGAGCACCATCCGCTCGCGCGGCGTCAGCGTCACGCGCGCGCGGCCCTTACTTGCCGCTGAACTTGGGCGGACGCTTCTCCACGTACGCGGTGAGGCCTTCCTTCGCGTCCTCGCTCGTGAAGAGCTGCTGCTGCAGCTCGCGCTCGATGGCGAGCGCCTCGCTGAACGGAATCTCCCAGCCGGACTGGACGGAGCGCTTGATCCTTCCCACGGCCTTCGAGGCCTTCGACGGCGGGACGAACTGCTTCGCGTACTCCACGACCTTCGCGTCGAAGTCCTCGGCGTCGAACACGTGGTTCACGATGCCCATGGCGAGGCCTTCCTCGAAGGAGAAGGTCGAGCCGGTCGCCATGAGTTCGATCGACTTCGGTTTCCCGACCAGCCTCGAAAGCCGCTGCGTGCCGCCCGTACCCGGGAGCACGCCGAGCGTGACCTCGGGAAGCCCGAGCTTGCCCGCGCCCTTCTTCGCGATCCGGATGTCGGCTGCCATCGCGATCTCGAGCCCGCCGCCCACGCAATGGCCGTTCAGCGCGGCGATCACGAGCTTCGGGGTCTGCTCGAGCCGGTTCAGCGTCTCGTTCGCGTGGAGGCAGAAGTAGTACTTGAAGACCGGATTCGCGGTCTGGAGCATCTTGATGTTCGCGCCAGCGCAGAAGAACTTGTCGCCGGCGCCGCGGATCACGATCACGTGGACGTTCTCGTCGAAGCGCGCCTTCAAGATCGCCTCGTCGAGAGCGCGCATCATCTCGTGCGTGTAGGTGTTCGCGGGCGGGTCGCAGAGCTCGAAGAACGCGATGCCGTTCTCGACGCGATAGCCGCAGAGCGTGCCGGCGGGCGGAGCCATGGTTTCGGGCGTCACGGGTGGAGTCCTCCTGTGGTCTTCTGGGTGGTTCAACGCCCCTCGAACCGGGGCTCGCGTTTCTCGAGGAAGGATGTGATTCCCTCGCGCGCGTCGCGGGTCTTCCAGCAGCGCTCCTGCGATTCCAGCTCCCGCGCCAGGGCCTGTTCCAGAGTATAGCCGACGGATTCGCGGACCGACCGCTTGATTTCCCGGATGGCGAAACCCGGCCCGGAGGCCACCCGCTCCGCGAAGGCGAGCGCTTCGGGAAGGAGCTGGTCACCGCCGACGATGCGGCTCACGAGACCGATCCGGTGCGCCTCGGCGGCGTCGATCAGGTCCCCGGTCCACATGAGCTCGAGCGCGCGCGACGTGCCGATGAGGCGCGGCAGCGTGTGGAGCGATCCCCAGTCCGGGTGGAGTCCGATCTTCACGAAGGACTGCCCGAAGCGCGCGCGGTCGGAAGCCCACCGGATGTCGCACGCGAGCGCGATGCTCATGCCGCCGCCCGCGGCCGCGCCGTTCACCGCGGCGATCACCGGCTTCTCACACGCCGCGATCGCGCGCAGGAAGGGAGGCCCGCCCCCGACGAGCGGCTCGAAGTCCTCGAACTTCCCGCCCTTGTCGAACACGGACTTCATGAACGCGATGTCGCCGCCGGCGGAGAACGCGCGGCCCGCGCCGGTCACGACCACAGCGCCGACCTCCGGGTCGCCGGCCGCGCGCTCGATCGTCTCACGCAGCGCGGCGCCCATCTCCACGCTCAGGGCGTTCAGCGCGTCCGGGCGGTTCAGCGTGACGAGCGCGACGCGCCCGCGCTTCTCGACCAGCACCTCGCTCGTGCCCGCCGGCGCGCTCAGCTCAGATCGACCCATACGCTCTTCGTCTGCGTGTAGAACTCGAGGCTCGCCATTCCCGACTCGCGGCCGAAGCCGGATGCCTTCGTGCCGCCGTAGGGCGACGCGGCGTCGTAGAGGTTGTAGGCGTTGATCCACACTGTTCCCGCCTGGAGTCCGCGGGCGGCGCGGTGCGCTTTCTTCACGTCGCGCGTCCAGATCGCGGCCGCGAGCCCGAATGCCGACTCGTTCGCGCGCGCGATCGCCTGGTCCAGGTCGTCGACCTCGATCACGGAGAGCACGGGGCCGAAGATCTCCTCGCGCGCGATCGTCATGTCGTTCCGCACGCCGTCGAAGATCGTCGGCTTCCAGAAGAAGCCCTTTCCGTCTCCCACCTTCGCGGGCTCGCCGCCCAGGACGAGCCGCGCGCCCTCCTTCTTCCCGATCTCGACGTAGCGCTGGATGCGCTCGACCTGGCCCTTCGAGATCTGGGGACCGAGCCGCGTCTTGGGATCGAGCGGATCTCCCTGCGTGAGCTTCCCGGCGCGGTCGACGATCTTCTCGAGAAGCGGCTCGCGCACGCCCGGCGCGACCAGGAGCCGCGATCCGGCGGTGCACACCTCGCCCTTGTTGTAGAAGATGGCGTTGATCGCCGAGCGGGACGCGAGGTCCAGGTCCGCGTCCTCGAGCACGATGTTCGCGGACTTGCCGCCGAGCTCGAGCGACAGTTTCTTCAGCGTCTGCGACGCGTTCTGCATCAGCCTCTGTCCGGTCTCCGTCGAGCCGGTGAAGGCGATCCCGGCCACGCCCGGATGCGCGACGAGCGCGGCGCCCGCGGTGGAGCCGCCGCCCGGAACGACGTTCAGGACGCCCGGAGGGATTCCGGCCTCGAGCGCGAGCTCGCCCAGCCGGAGCGCGGTGAGAGGCGACTCGGAGGCCGGCTTCAAGACCGCCGTGTCGCCCGCCGCGAGGGCGGCCGCCACCTTCCGGGCCGCGATCAGGAGCGGGAAGTTCCACGGCACGATCAAGCCCACCACGCCGATCGGCTCGCGGAGCGTGTAGTTGAAGAAGGGTCCGCTCACCGGGATCGTGGCGCCCTCGAGCTTCGTCGCGGCGCCCGCGAAGTAGTGGAACACGTCCGCCGTGAGCGGCACGTCGATCCGGGTCGTCTCGGCGATCGGCTTTCCGGCGTCGAGCGTCTCGAGACGCGCGACGTCCTGCAGATGAGCCAGGATCAGATCGCCGAGTCGCCACAGCGCTTTCCCGCGCTCGGCGGCCGACATCGCGCCCCACGGGCCCTCGAAGGCCTGGCGCGCGGCGCGGACCGCCGCGTCGATGTCGGGAGCGTCGCCCTCGGCGATGTCGGCGATCGGCTCGCCGGTCGCGGGGTTCAGGGTCTGGAAGCGCTTGCCGGAGGCGGCCTCGCGCCACTCGCCGCCGATGAGGAGGCGCCCGCCGGAGGCGAGCAAGGGAGCGGACAGGGTATCGCTGGGGTTCACGGAGTCCTCCCGGTCACGGGATCAGGGCGGGTAGTCGTAGACCCCTCGCCCCACCTTGCGGCCGAGGCGCCCCGCCTTCACGTACTGCGTCAGGAGCGGGGAAGGCCGGTACTTCTCACCCAGGGTTCGGTGCAAGTATTCCAGG
It includes:
- a CDS encoding ester cyclase, with translation METNAQRTWVEGLSRGDVSAADRVFASDCVIHINGSPETNLSVAGFKEMLRGLLGAFPDLRFTIEDQIVAGDKVATRWTADGTNNGPFGSVPATGRRVQVSGLILDRVVDGKIVERWEQWDQMAMLQQLGLAPA
- a CDS encoding CoA-transferase; amino-acid sequence: MTLTPRERMVLRAAREIREGETVFVGTRLPLLAYLVAKATHARGATALYENGLIREEAARELLFTMGDPPNILDATCASTMLDVMGMMQAGRVDLGILGAAEVDRYGNLNSTEVPGGDGGVVRLPGSGGAADILSLARRTIVLVPLEKRRFVERVAFRTSPGHGDGPGWRERVGLPASSGPSAIITTHAVFRFDRAIEEAYLYEVYPGVSVDHILVRMSWQPRIAQPVGLTRSFTDEEIGTLRRIDPDGFWTRPES
- a CDS encoding enoyl-CoA hydratase/isomerase family protein, with the translated sequence MTPETMAPPAGTLCGYRVENGIAFFELCDPPANTYTHEMMRALDEAILKARFDENVHVIVIRGAGDKFFCAGANIKMLQTANPVFKYYFCLHANETLNRLEQTPKLVIAALNGHCVGGGLEIAMAADIRIAKKGAGKLGLPEVTLGVLPGTGGTQRLSRLVGKPKSIELMATGSTFSFEEGLAMGIVNHVFDAEDFDAKVVEYAKQFVPPSKASKAVGRIKRSVQSGWEIPFSEALAIERELQQQLFTSEDAKEGLTAYVEKRPPKFSGK
- a CDS encoding enoyl-CoA hydratase-related protein, coding for MGRSELSAPAGTSEVLVEKRGRVALVTLNRPDALNALSVEMGAALRETIERAAGDPEVGAVVVTGAGRAFSAGGDIAFMKSVFDKGGKFEDFEPLVGGGPPFLRAIAACEKPVIAAVNGAAAGGGMSIALACDIRWASDRARFGQSFVKIGLHPDWGSLHTLPRLIGTSRALELMWTGDLIDAAEAHRIGLVSRIVGGDQLLPEALAFAERVASGPGFAIREIKRSVRESVGYTLEQALARELESQERCWKTRDAREGITSFLEKREPRFEGR
- a CDS encoding aldehyde dehydrogenase family protein encodes the protein MNPSDTLSAPLLASGGRLLIGGEWREAASGKRFQTLNPATGEPIADIAEGDAPDIDAAVRAARQAFEGPWGAMSAAERGKALWRLGDLILAHLQDVARLETLDAGKPIAETTRIDVPLTADVFHYFAGAATKLEGATIPVSGPFFNYTLREPIGVVGLIVPWNFPLLIAARKVAAALAAGDTAVLKPASESPLTALRLGELALEAGIPPGVLNVVPGGGSTAGAALVAHPGVAGIAFTGSTETGQRLMQNASQTLKKLSLELGGKSANIVLEDADLDLASRSAINAIFYNKGEVCTAGSRLLVAPGVREPLLEKIVDRAGKLTQGDPLDPKTRLGPQISKGQVERIQRYVEIGKKEGARLVLGGEPAKVGDGKGFFWKPTIFDGVRNDMTIAREEIFGPVLSVIEVDDLDQAIARANESAFGLAAAIWTRDVKKAHRAARGLQAGTVWINAYNLYDAASPYGGTKASGFGRESGMASLEFYTQTKSVWVDLS